One segment of Theobroma cacao cultivar B97-61/B2 chromosome 9, Criollo_cocoa_genome_V2, whole genome shotgun sequence DNA contains the following:
- the LOC18588260 gene encoding protein trichome birefringence-like 16 isoform X2, whose amino-acid sequence MKGGPYRLRWRGKELSLILIVLVCATILVWTWDRSPVLTSSLPSKNQLLQLSPEHKSHVREDISTSIQREVINNEEEHHVDKMPSTDTAESSSEFETFPIQKKEEETEKHKYSPKREKTGVVKSGSSSTQIEETNNVILGEKASEQEDKKVENQACNYAKGKWVIDDRRPLYSGFGCKQWLAPMWACRLMQRQDFAFEKLRWQPKDCEMEEFEGSKFFKRMQDKTLAFVGDSLGRQQFQSLMCMITAGKDSPNVQDVGKEYGLVKPPGGKRPNGWAYRFPSTNTTVLYYWSASLCDLEPLNVRDPHTEYAMHLDRPPAFLRQFLHKIDVLVLNTGHHWNRGKLKANRWVMYVGGVPNNNRKIADMGGAKNFTIHSTIKWINSQLPKHPHLKAFYRSISPRHFVNGDWNTGGSCDNTSPMSIGKEVLQEESSDYSAASAVRGTGVELLDVTALSQVRDEGHISRFSITASPGVQDCLHWCLPGVPDTWNEILFAQI is encoded by the exons ATGAAAGGAGGCCCCTACAGATTAAGATGGAGGGGTAAAGAACTGTCTCTCATTCTCATTGTTCTTGTCTGTGCAACCATTCTTGTTTGGACATGGGACAGAAGTCCAGTACTTACTTCCTCACTACCATCTAAAAATCAGTTATTGCAGCTCTCTCCAG AACACAAAAGCCATGTGAGAGAAGATATTTCCACATCGATACAGAGGGAAGTCATAAATAACGAAGAGGAACATCATGTGGATAAAATGCCTTCTACTGATACCGCCGAAAGTTCTTCAGAATTTGAAACATTTCCTATTCAGAAGAAAG aagaagaaacagaaaaacacaaatacagtccaaaaagagagaaaactgGTGTTGTTAAAAGTGGATCAAGTTCAACACAGATAGAAGAAACAAACAATGTAATTTTAGGAGAAAAAGCTTCAGAACAAGAAGACAAGAAAGTGGAGAATCAAG CCTGTAATTAtgcaaaaggaaaatgggttATAGATGATAGACGGCCTTTATATTCTGGGTTTGGTTGTAAACAGTGGCTAGCACCAATGTGGGCTTGCCGGTTGATGCAGCGTCAAGATTTTGCCTTTGAGAAGCTAAGATGGCAGCCAAAAGATTGTGAAATGGAAGAATTTGAAGGGTCAAAGTTCTTTAAACG GATGCAAGACAAAACTCTGGCTTTTGTTGGAGATTCACTGGGTAGGCAGCAGTTCCAGTCTCTAATGTGCATGATCACAGCTGGTAAGGATAGCCCAAATGTCCAAGATGTGGGCAAAGAGTATGGCCTTGTCAAACCACCTGGTGGTAAGCGTCCTAATGGTTGGGCGTATCGATTTCCCAGCACCAATACTACTGTCCTTTACTATTGGTCTGCAAGCCTCTGTGATTTGGAGCCTCTTAATGTCAGAGACCCACACACTGAATATGCAATGCATCTTGATCGACCTCCAGCATTTTTGCGCCAATTTCTCCACAAAATTGATGTCTTGGTTCTAAACACCGGGCACCACTGGAATAGAGGGAAGCTTAAGGCCAACAGATGGGTCATGTATGTTGGGGGTGTTCCCAACAACAACAGGAAGATAGCAGATATGGGAGGTGCCAAGAACTTCACAATCCACAGCACTATTAAATGGATAAACTCACAGCTCCCAAAGCATCCTCATCTGAAAGCCTTCTATCGGAGCATCTCCCCTAGGCACTTTGTAAATGGGGACTGGAACACAGGAGGTAGCTGTGACAATACTTCTCCTATGTCCATAGGTAAAGAAGTATTACAAGAAGAGTCTAGTGATTATAGTGCTGCCAGCGCTGTGAGGGGGACAGGGGTTGAGCTTCTAGACGTAACAGCTTTGTCTCAGGTGAGAGATGAGGGTCACATATCCCGGTTCAGTATCACAGCCTCTCCAGGAGTCCAGGACTGCTTGCATTGGTGTTTGCCTGGTGTTCCTGACACATGGAACGAAATCCTCTTTGCACAAATTTAG
- the LOC18588260 gene encoding protein trichome birefringence-like 16 isoform X1 has protein sequence MRFRMKGGPYRLRWRGKELSLILIVLVCATILVWTWDRSPVLTSSLPSKNQLLQLSPEHKSHVREDISTSIQREVINNEEEHHVDKMPSTDTAESSSEFETFPIQKKEEETEKHKYSPKREKTGVVKSGSSSTQIEETNNVILGEKASEQEDKKVENQACNYAKGKWVIDDRRPLYSGFGCKQWLAPMWACRLMQRQDFAFEKLRWQPKDCEMEEFEGSKFFKRMQDKTLAFVGDSLGRQQFQSLMCMITAGKDSPNVQDVGKEYGLVKPPGGKRPNGWAYRFPSTNTTVLYYWSASLCDLEPLNVRDPHTEYAMHLDRPPAFLRQFLHKIDVLVLNTGHHWNRGKLKANRWVMYVGGVPNNNRKIADMGGAKNFTIHSTIKWINSQLPKHPHLKAFYRSISPRHFVNGDWNTGGSCDNTSPMSIGKEVLQEESSDYSAASAVRGTGVELLDVTALSQVRDEGHISRFSITASPGVQDCLHWCLPGVPDTWNEILFAQI, from the exons ATGCGCTTCAG GATGAAAGGAGGCCCCTACAGATTAAGATGGAGGGGTAAAGAACTGTCTCTCATTCTCATTGTTCTTGTCTGTGCAACCATTCTTGTTTGGACATGGGACAGAAGTCCAGTACTTACTTCCTCACTACCATCTAAAAATCAGTTATTGCAGCTCTCTCCAG AACACAAAAGCCATGTGAGAGAAGATATTTCCACATCGATACAGAGGGAAGTCATAAATAACGAAGAGGAACATCATGTGGATAAAATGCCTTCTACTGATACCGCCGAAAGTTCTTCAGAATTTGAAACATTTCCTATTCAGAAGAAAG aagaagaaacagaaaaacacaaatacagtccaaaaagagagaaaactgGTGTTGTTAAAAGTGGATCAAGTTCAACACAGATAGAAGAAACAAACAATGTAATTTTAGGAGAAAAAGCTTCAGAACAAGAAGACAAGAAAGTGGAGAATCAAG CCTGTAATTAtgcaaaaggaaaatgggttATAGATGATAGACGGCCTTTATATTCTGGGTTTGGTTGTAAACAGTGGCTAGCACCAATGTGGGCTTGCCGGTTGATGCAGCGTCAAGATTTTGCCTTTGAGAAGCTAAGATGGCAGCCAAAAGATTGTGAAATGGAAGAATTTGAAGGGTCAAAGTTCTTTAAACG GATGCAAGACAAAACTCTGGCTTTTGTTGGAGATTCACTGGGTAGGCAGCAGTTCCAGTCTCTAATGTGCATGATCACAGCTGGTAAGGATAGCCCAAATGTCCAAGATGTGGGCAAAGAGTATGGCCTTGTCAAACCACCTGGTGGTAAGCGTCCTAATGGTTGGGCGTATCGATTTCCCAGCACCAATACTACTGTCCTTTACTATTGGTCTGCAAGCCTCTGTGATTTGGAGCCTCTTAATGTCAGAGACCCACACACTGAATATGCAATGCATCTTGATCGACCTCCAGCATTTTTGCGCCAATTTCTCCACAAAATTGATGTCTTGGTTCTAAACACCGGGCACCACTGGAATAGAGGGAAGCTTAAGGCCAACAGATGGGTCATGTATGTTGGGGGTGTTCCCAACAACAACAGGAAGATAGCAGATATGGGAGGTGCCAAGAACTTCACAATCCACAGCACTATTAAATGGATAAACTCACAGCTCCCAAAGCATCCTCATCTGAAAGCCTTCTATCGGAGCATCTCCCCTAGGCACTTTGTAAATGGGGACTGGAACACAGGAGGTAGCTGTGACAATACTTCTCCTATGTCCATAGGTAAAGAAGTATTACAAGAAGAGTCTAGTGATTATAGTGCTGCCAGCGCTGTGAGGGGGACAGGGGTTGAGCTTCTAGACGTAACAGCTTTGTCTCAGGTGAGAGATGAGGGTCACATATCCCGGTTCAGTATCACAGCCTCTCCAGGAGTCCAGGACTGCTTGCATTGGTGTTTGCCTGGTGTTCCTGACACATGGAACGAAATCCTCTTTGCACAAATTTAG